Proteins from a single region of Budorcas taxicolor isolate Tak-1 chromosome 7, Takin1.1, whole genome shotgun sequence:
- the LOC128051459 gene encoding LOW QUALITY PROTEIN: olfactory receptor 2G2-like (The sequence of the model RefSeq protein was modified relative to this genomic sequence to represent the inferred CDS: substituted 1 base at 1 genomic stop codon): MGMVKSTNEGNITGCIMLGFYDYPQLXTALFVVILNLYLLTILGNTIIILIFHLEPKLHTPVYFFPSHLSFLDLCFTSSVTPQLLVNLQDPMETITYGGCMVQLYISLAPGSTECVLLAVKSYDRYVAICRPLHYALRMHPHLCMALTSLAWLSGVATTLVQSTVTLQLPLCGHHQVDHFICEVPVLIKLASVDTTFNEAELFVASILFLVVPISFILVSYGYITQAVLKIKSATGRKKICGTCSSHVTVVIMFYGTIMFLYLQSAKSTYKDQGKFVSLFYTVVTPMLNPLIYTLRNKEVKEALRKVLGKILVIKFT; the protein is encoded by the coding sequence ATGGGGATGGTGAAGAGCACCAACGAGGGAAACATAACAGGTTGTATCATGTTAGGGTTTTATGATTATCCTCAGTTATAGACGGCTCTCTTTGTGGTCATCTTGAACTTATATTTACTAACCATTTTAGGGAACACCATCATCATTCTGATATTTCATCTGGAACCCAAACTTCATACACCAgtgtattttttcccttctcatcTCTCTTTCCTGGACCTCTGCTTTACTAGCAGTGTTACTCCACAGCTCCTGGTAAACTTGCAGGATCCCATGGAAACCATTACCTATGGTGGCTGTATGGTTCAGCTGTACATCTCTCTTGCTCCTGGATCTACTGAGTGTGTGCTTCTGGCTGTGAAGTCCTATgatcgctatgtggccatctgtcgTCCCCTCCACTATGCTCTCCGAATGCATCCTCATCTCTGCATGGCCCTGACATCTTTAGCATGGCTTAGTGGGGTGGCCACCACCCTGGTACAGTCCACTGTCACCCTGCAGCTACCTTTATGTGGGCATCACCAAGTGGATCATTTTATCTGCGAAGTCCCTGTACTTATCAAGTTGGCTTCTGTGGATACCACTTTCAATGAGGCTGAGCTCTTTGTGGCTAGTATCCTCTTCCTTGTTGTGCCTATCTCCTTCATCCTAGTCTCTTATGGTTACATTACTCAAGCAGTTTTGAAGATCAAATCAGCTactggaagaaagaaaatttgtgGGACCTGTTCTTCCCATGTGACAGTTGTCATCATGTTCTATGGAACCATCATGTTCCTGTATCTGCAGTCAGCCAAAAGTACATACAAAGATCAAGGAAAGTTTGTCTCTCTCTTCTACACAGTGGTGACCCCCATGCTTAATCCTCTTATTTATACTCTGAGGAACAAAGAGGTCAAGGAAGCACTAAGAAAAGTTCTAGGGAAGATTCTGGTAATAAAGTTTACATGA